A window of Bradyrhizobium sp. AZCC 1610 contains these coding sequences:
- a CDS encoding DUF3096 domain-containing protein gives MHPDAASPLLPLVTLAAGVFLLMAPRIVSFAVALYLIVTGLLGLNAIYHFFR, from the coding sequence ATGCATCCCGATGCAGCCAGCCCCCTACTGCCGCTCGTCACCTTGGCCGCGGGCGTGTTTCTGCTGATGGCGCCCCGCATCGTCAGCTTCGCAGTGGCGCTCTATCTGATTGTCACCGGCCTTCTCGGCCTGAACGCGATCTACCACTTCTTCAGATAG
- a CDS encoding SH3 domain-containing protein: MKLRGLFIAAAMLLMPAAALAAPGIVTTTVSLKAGPGEGFPTVDRIPGGTRVNIHGCFRGKAWCDVSWSDDRGWVSSRYLQYLHRNRYVYLPDYVDEIDVPIVPFALTTYWSSHYAGRPWYHRRAHWSGYWRSHEHVATRLTIDRSAARIGRAAAARDAALPEGRARVGVEERSRARVEERTREERTRAGTTERTRAGVTERVTRERDIATRSAREGRERAVQPRTTRESGRITREDARASVRERAAVREQPTARARTQRTPPVMARGHDERRAATPRVERATPRMTQPDAARGGGGPPTSARAQQAPAPAAAPRAAAPATPQGGGAPQAAPRGGGGPGGGGGPGQDRR, translated from the coding sequence ATGAAGCTGAGAGGATTGTTTATCGCAGCAGCCATGCTGCTGATGCCGGCCGCCGCACTGGCGGCGCCGGGCATCGTCACCACCACCGTCAGCCTGAAGGCAGGGCCCGGTGAAGGCTTTCCGACGGTCGACCGCATTCCTGGCGGCACCCGTGTCAATATCCACGGGTGTTTCAGAGGCAAGGCCTGGTGCGATGTGAGCTGGTCGGATGATCGCGGCTGGGTGTCGTCGCGATATCTCCAGTATCTCCACCGCAACCGCTACGTCTATCTGCCCGACTATGTCGACGAGATCGACGTTCCAATCGTGCCGTTCGCGCTGACCACGTACTGGTCGAGCCACTATGCGGGACGTCCCTGGTATCACCGCCGTGCCCACTGGAGCGGCTACTGGCGATCGCATGAGCATGTCGCGACGCGGTTGACGATCGACCGCTCGGCGGCCCGGATCGGCCGCGCGGCGGCAGCGCGCGACGCTGCACTCCCCGAGGGGAGGGCGCGTGTCGGCGTCGAGGAGAGGTCGCGTGCCCGTGTCGAGGAACGGACCCGCGAGGAACGGACCCGTGCCGGCACGACGGAACGGACCCGCGCCGGCGTCACGGAACGCGTGACGCGGGAGAGAGACATCGCGACGCGTAGCGCGCGCGAAGGGCGTGAACGCGCGGTGCAGCCCCGCACGACGCGCGAGAGCGGGCGGATCACGCGTGAGGACGCAAGGGCGTCCGTGCGCGAGAGAGCGGCCGTGCGCGAGCAGCCGACGGCCCGCGCCCGCACGCAGCGGACGCCGCCGGTCATGGCCCGTGGTCATGACGAACGGCGCGCGGCTACGCCGCGGGTCGAGCGTGCCACGCCCCGCATGACGCAGCCCGATGCGGCTCGCGGCGGCGGTGGCCCGCCCACGAGCGCCCGCGCGCAGCAGGCGCCGGCCCCGGCGGCCGCCCCGCGCGCAGCAGCGCCCGCGACGCCGCAGGGCGGCGGCGCGCCGCAGGCCGCACCGCGCGGTGGCGGCGGACCGGGCGGTGGCGGAGGCCCCGGCCAGGACAGGCGCTAA
- a CDS encoding Bug family tripartite tricarboxylate transporter substrate binding protein, with translation MAVCKGGLKTGRIRSLVFLSPKRAPNFPDAPTTEEATGHKWHKGVWRGFAAPKGLPKEIATQYETAIKKIWDSAEFKEFMNRRGFDMIYLDSAGFAEFMKADNDDNGKALKSLGLAK, from the coding sequence TTGGCCGTCTGCAAAGGCGGGCTCAAGACGGGGCGTATCCGCAGCCTCGTGTTCCTCTCGCCCAAGCGCGCGCCAAATTTCCCTGATGCGCCGACCACCGAGGAGGCGACGGGTCACAAGTGGCACAAGGGTGTGTGGCGCGGCTTTGCGGCGCCCAAGGGCCTGCCGAAGGAGATTGCCACGCAGTACGAGACCGCGATCAAGAAGATCTGGGACAGCGCGGAGTTCAAGGAGTTCATGAACCGGCGCGGCTTCGACATGATCTATCTGGATTCGGCTGGCTTCGCGGAGTTCATGAAGGCGGACAACGATGACAACGGCAAGGCGCTGAAGTCGCTCGGGCTGGCAAAGTAG
- a CDS encoding tripartite tricarboxylate transporter substrate binding protein yields the protein MFRHVRNLALAALAAASLLGAGNAQGAFPERPITLIVPWAAGGGTDAVARQIAHMLERDLKQPVNVVNRTGGSGVVGHQAIATAAPDGYTFGLITLEINLMHWVGLTDLTWEKYTPIALVNQDPAAIHVKADSPYRNVKELFAHITANPNKVVASGTGQGGSWHVALAGLMQADGVSPGSIRWVPSTGAATALTDLAAGGVDFVACSMPEAEALLKAGRIRSLVFFSPNRAPNFPDVPTTEEATGHKWHKGVWRGFAAPKGLPKEIATQYETAIKKIWDSAEFKEFMNRRGFDMIYLDSAGFAEFMKADNDDNGKALKSLGLAK from the coding sequence ATGTTTCGCCATGTCAGAAATCTTGCCCTTGCGGCGCTTGCGGCCGCAAGCCTGCTCGGCGCCGGAAACGCGCAAGGGGCCTTCCCGGAGCGGCCAATCACGCTGATCGTGCCGTGGGCCGCCGGCGGCGGCACCGACGCGGTCGCGCGCCAGATCGCCCACATGCTGGAGCGCGATCTCAAGCAGCCGGTGAACGTCGTGAACCGCACCGGCGGGTCGGGCGTGGTCGGCCACCAGGCGATCGCCACCGCCGCGCCGGACGGCTACACGTTCGGCCTCATCACGCTCGAGATCAACCTGATGCACTGGGTGGGGCTCACCGATCTTACCTGGGAGAAGTATACGCCGATCGCGCTGGTCAACCAGGACCCCGCCGCGATCCACGTCAAGGCGGACTCGCCCTACAGGAACGTCAAGGAGCTGTTCGCGCATATCACGGCGAATCCGAACAAGGTGGTGGCCTCGGGTACGGGGCAGGGCGGAAGCTGGCATGTCGCGCTCGCCGGATTGATGCAGGCCGACGGCGTCTCGCCCGGCTCGATCCGCTGGGTGCCGTCCACCGGCGCCGCGACCGCGCTGACCGATCTCGCGGCCGGCGGCGTCGATTTCGTCGCGTGCTCGATGCCGGAAGCCGAGGCGCTGCTCAAGGCGGGGCGTATCCGCAGCCTCGTGTTCTTCTCACCCAACCGCGCGCCGAACTTCCCTGATGTGCCGACCACCGAGGAGGCGACGGGTCACAAGTGGCACAAGGGTGTGTGGCGCGGCTTTGCGGCGCCCAAGGGCCTGCCGAAGGAGATTGCCACGCAGTACGAGACCGCGATCAAGAAGATCTGGGACAGCGCGGAGTTCAAGGAGTTCATGAACCGGCGCGGCTTCGACATGATCTATCTGGATTCGGCTGGCTTCGCGGAGTTCATGAAGGCGGACAACGATGACAACGGCAAGGCGCTGAAGTCGCTCGGGCTGGCGAAGTAG
- a CDS encoding zinc ribbon domain-containing protein YjdM: MDDAMRCPACNSEHAYQDRGLWVCPECAHEWSAEAAAAAEASPEPGVRDANGNLLVDGDSVIVIKDLKVKGSSSVVKGGTKVRNIRLTDATDGHNIACKIDGIGAMNLKSEFVKKA, from the coding sequence ATGGACGATGCAATGAGGTGCCCGGCATGCAATTCCGAGCATGCCTATCAGGATCGCGGCCTGTGGGTTTGCCCGGAATGCGCGCATGAATGGAGCGCCGAGGCGGCCGCAGCCGCGGAGGCCTCGCCCGAGCCGGGCGTCCGCGATGCCAACGGCAACCTGCTGGTCGATGGCGACAGCGTCATCGTCATCAAGGATCTCAAGGTCAAGGGATCGTCATCGGTCGTCAAAGGCGGAACCAAGGTCAGGAACATCCGCCTGACCGACGCGACCGACGGCCACAACATCGCCTGCAAGATCGACGGCATCGGCGCGATGAATCTGAAATCCGAATTCGTGAAGAAGGCCTAG